One stretch of Cryomorphaceae bacterium 1068 DNA includes these proteins:
- a CDS encoding VIT family protein: MKNPEEELEAHIENHYIHKSNWLRAAVLGANDGILSTASIAIGVAAASDGREPIVLASLAGLVAGALSMAAGEYVSVSSQTDVEDADIERERQELRDTPELELQRLTHIYETRGLKKETALLVAKELTEHDALGAHVRDELGINEMNKANPIQAAFSSGSAFTVGGALPFLVALFFPLQFMVYTLYGSALFFLILLGSFSAKAGGSRISTAVMRITFWGTIAMGLTALVGYLFGVSV; encoded by the coding sequence ATGAAGAACCCCGAAGAAGAATTAGAAGCCCACATTGAGAACCACTACATCCACAAGAGCAATTGGCTTAGAGCCGCTGTACTTGGGGCGAATGATGGGATTCTCTCAACTGCTTCCATCGCGATAGGTGTGGCAGCAGCTAGTGACGGGAGGGAACCGATTGTTCTAGCAAGTTTGGCGGGATTGGTGGCCGGGGCTCTTTCCATGGCAGCAGGCGAGTATGTATCAGTCAGCTCTCAAACAGATGTGGAGGATGCCGACATTGAAAGAGAGCGCCAAGAGCTCAGGGATACGCCTGAATTGGAACTGCAAAGACTCACACATATCTACGAAACAAGAGGACTCAAGAAAGAAACCGCCCTGCTCGTAGCCAAAGAACTCACCGAACACGATGCGCTCGGCGCCCACGTTCGCGATGAATTGGGTATCAATGAAATGAACAAGGCAAACCCCATACAAGCGGCCTTTTCATCGGGATCGGCATTTACCGTTGGAGGAGCTCTGCCATTTTTGGTAGCCCTTTTTTTTCCACTTCAATTCATGGTGTATACCCTCTATGGTTCGGCTTTGTTCTTTCTGATCTTGTTGGGGAGTTTTTCCGCTAAGGCTGGAGGTTCCCGCATTTCTACGGCTGTTATGAGAATCACCTT